In Gossypium hirsutum isolate 1008001.06 chromosome D01, Gossypium_hirsutum_v2.1, whole genome shotgun sequence, the genomic window attttttattattgatcTAATcctatttcataataattagttctgattataattatttaaatgtattatttataattgtaattataaatattaactttttaaaaaagatataaaaatttttttatgttaaatcaGATTATTATTAATCAAGTCAAAGGCTGAAATAGAGCCAACCTCTTACAAAAATGCACAACATTAAAACTTTaagctttttttattatttaaattaaacaaacACTAAttacataagaaaaaaaaaaaaaagccttttGTCAAGCTTTAACGGGACGAAGCCGACCAAGGACTTTTAGTGTAGaaatcacttttaatttattGGTAGACGAAGAACTGTAATCCAGGAAAAATTCATgttaaatgaatttaatttttttcctttgaattttaattaagcAGAATTAATTTTTGCAAAATCAAGTGATTTCTTGCCGTCATGAGCATTACTGAAAAAATTCTTCATATAATCAGCTAGCACAAACTCTTTGTAAAGAGTATTTCCATCTTTCTCGACCACTTCAGGTAAAGGTGCAATTTTTGCTGTTGCATTTGGCATTGTAAATATAGGTATCGATACTCTCGATTTTGTCCTTGTGGTACGGACTCTATGCTCTGCACTTTTGTACTTTCCGTTACTTAGTACCTGcaattaaaatacaaattaaaacgGTGTAATATTAAGTTTGAGTTTGAGTTTGCATTCAAGGGAAATAGGTCTTAAAAACCTAAATTCAATCTTTGGCATATACCTGTACCATATCACCAACATTGATGACTAAGGCACTGGGAACAGGAGGAATCTCTACCCACTCTCCCTTCTTTCCGAATTCCGAGTCATCTTCGATCTTCACATATAAACCACCAATACCATCTTGTAATAAAATCGTAAGTGTACCCATATCAGAATGACGTCCTACTCCGACGGTGAGATCCGGATTAGGACAGGTGGGGTAGTAGTTCATGTTAACCATTTTCTTATCAACGAGTACATCAATCATTGAGTCTTCCGGTTTCACCCCCAAATTTTCCAGCAAAACTTGAAGCAATTTTCTTACCATGCTCATTGATGTCCTCAAGTATTCAAGTGAAACATccctaaaaaaaacaaataaaaggtttAGCATAAATGATGATAATATGAAAATTGGTTACTCGATAAATAGATAGATAATATCACCTGATCTCTTCAGGCCAATGTTGAAGAGCTTCGGCATCATTAGTATATTGCATGCTGATATAATCTTTCCATTCCAATGCTTTCTCTTTCTGTGGCACGAAGCTAGTCCCATACTTCACCAATGGAGTCGGACTAACGTCATCACGATAAACAGCCTTTTTCTCAGCAGGCAAGCTAAAGAAATCATGGGCGGTGTCCTTAAGAGACTCGAGTAGATCAACAGGAACTCCATGGTTGACAACTTGGAAGAATCCAAGATTCTCAGCAGCTCTAACAATTTGTTTAGCCACTTCGTCGTGCTCGGGGCCACCGAGTTTCGACAAATCAATCGGGGGATGCCCGTGTTTTCGAGCTCTATCTTTGTCTATTCGCTCTATCGGTGGTTGCATGTAAGCCTGTGGCACCGTCGACAAGCCCGAATCCACCATTCCTTTAACACCATTTCCATCTCGGACAACAAAGTTGAAAAGTGAGTTGCCATCGTCAAAACTTGGAGCCATTGGAGAAATTAGTTGAAGATTGAAGAAAAGGGTTTAATTGAAGGAAGATTGTTTGATTGGTGAGAAAATAAGAGGGAAAAAGTCTCGAAATATATAGAGAAGGAATGGTTGAAACTTTCTTGATAAGCGTGTAATTAAAAATTAGATGATAATTTTGACGACGTTGAGGAATTTTTAATCTTGAAATTTTGTAGTAAGACAAGATTCAGGGCGTTTGAAAATCAAAGGAGAGGCAAAATTTTTGCCTTTGATTGTTACGCAAACATGATGAAAGATTGaagaatttaagaaaatattatagAATTGTGAGATTGAAGGCTCTCAATTCTCAAAGTCTATGCTAATCCACTTGCATTTGAGCCAATTATATAAATCAACTTGCAAGAGCTtctcttttacatttttatttggtTATATCGTTAAGTCttttttgttcttgttttttttcttagGAAATTGCTAAGTCTGTTTTATTTCTaccaatttttgttttaattgtgttagacctttaatatttacatattatatcaatttcattctaaatctaaaaaattcaacaaaaagaaACAACTGAACTCTCCCTCACTCTCAACAGTACATAGCTCCCGACCCCTCATGTCAACCACCATACGCATGCATCTGCATCTGCATCTGCATCTTCAACTCATCCTTCATCAGATACGGAGACTTTTAGTTTGCTTATAACTGTTGGAAAGAAAAGGTAGGGAACAAATATCATATCTATATGTTTTAAGGGCTTGTACGAGATTCAGAACCTTTGTGAATGAAGAAGCCTGCTTGGGTTTTCATGTTGGTTTCAAAGTATCTGACTAACTAATTAAAATTTGGCTTGCGAAGCTACATTGCTTACTTTGATGCCATGATTTTTGAAAAAGCCTTCGGGCATACATTTCGTTTCAACTTTAATGATTGAAATACTATTAGAAGAAATAATTTCGTTCTTACTTATGTTAGAATAGAGGTTAGAACAGTACAAATTAAAGGTAAAGGAAAGTAAGGGGGCAAAGTAACGAGAAAATTAACACACAATATTTGTTAACTCAGTTCGGATGTACCAATCTTACTCCATGGATGATTTTACTCTACAATTCATCTAGATCAATTATtcttacattaaaaaaaattgccCACAAGTGACGCCACATTACTGCTTATTTATAGGCCTCTTTAAGTGATTATCCAATAGTATTTTAAGAAACTTTAAACTCTAATTTAAAAGCTAAAATCATCTAATGAATTATCTTGGTATTTATCACATAAAAGCCTTGATAAACATGTCTTAAATAGCTTAAAAACTCTCTCAAGGGATAAGGATAAGCATTTTAACACTTTAAGCTTCATCCTTCTCTTCCAAGTCAATAGACTAAAAGATAATCTCATTAATCCCATCTTCAACGTCCATACCTCCTCATTTGCTGCTAAACAAAATTAAAGCAAAAGCCATGTAATTAAAAACTCAAACATGCTAACACTAAAAACTTTAACTatacaaaattattattctatatGTTGTTCGAACTTGAAATAGAACAAAAGAAACAATCAAAGTTCTAACAATCTCCCTCTTTGACATTTTGACAAGATGAACAGCAAATAATTAACACACAATCTGAACAAATCAATGAAAACTAGAATATTTCTCCCCCTAAGAAATAGAACCATGCTCGACCATACACTTCCCTTGTCAATATGATTGGTCATCACATTGTCCACCAAGCATACACACATTTTCCGAAGTAATTTCAAGAGATATAGAGCATGACAATCCACACAAGTCCCATCTAGTATCAACAAAAACCACAAAAAGTAGCATAAAGAGAACACCACATAAGCAACAAATCAACATCTATCGTATCTACCGTTTGCTACACCATATCGACTCTGGCAAAGCATAAAGCAACAATCATTAACAATCACCATCCTCATTTCGAACATTTGCTGCTACTTCTCCCCCTTTTAGGCAAAGATGTCAGAGGAGCTCCCTTTAcagaaattttcaattttcaagacAAATCTTTCAATCAAAGTTTGCTACTCTGTTACATCCTGCTCTATTCCATTTTTTGTTGTAACAGGATTAGAGACATAAGTATTTTCTTCATTAGCTGACTCATATTCCTCATGTACTTCCATTCACTACCAAATTCTACTAGAAACCAAATAAAAGAACTTGCCAAAACAAATCCAACCACCATATCGAAAATCATTCCACAAGCATaattaaaacaactataattagCATAATTTGGACAGTGCAGCTTGCATGTCCATACAAAAATGGCGATGCAATGTGTATGGTGGTTGACGGAGGGTTGGGAGTGTGTATAGCCGAGAGTAAGAGAGGTTCTAGTTGTTTCTTGATAGAATTTGTagaattttttagatttaggatAACTTGATAGAGTGTATAAATATTGGaggattaaatttattagtaggacagtaaaaaaaacccaaatcatTTTTTCATtgactaaaatatttttaattttaaaaaattgagtgacaaaataaaaaaaattgatagttgAGTGGTCAAAactgttgaatattggcaatatcccatattaggaaaagatagaaagggaggggatttggtttgttatatatagaacccctccccctttggttgtatcattcCAAAATCTTCTcatttgtaatatttctagaagaaatattaatttggtagtgtccgaggacgtaagctaaattggctgaacctcgttaaatctctggtattttatttcttatttgtttgcttatatttaatagctttatgttggttatatttatttagttattattgctataaatatctaagtgagttctgtctagttgttgggttttaagcgggaccatttgtgacccctccaatttaactgggaattttcttagtataattgttggcataataattatctaaatatttctgataatattgttattaatattatcgtcgcttccgcaacaattggtatcagagccaaggttttgtagtatgctctgtgtttgcagcttagtctgatcttacacatcagaaacatttcctaaagcttgtgggtattctgcatttggtggctattaagtagaagctatggcaaaaatgacagaagaaaaaccatccatatcaacaacttccacttcgtacattttgccgaggattggaactgcaaatacgagatttgtagtggaaatttttgatggaacaggtcattttggcatgtggcaaagtgagcttctagatgccctctttcaacagggtctagatattgccattgaggaagaaaaaccagaaggggttgatgataaagaatggaagaccatcaaccgattggcatgtggtacaattcgatcatgtctttccagagagcagaagtatacattcagtaaagagacttctgcaagtaaattgtggaaagcattggaggagaaattcttgaagaagaacagtcaaaataagttgcatatgaagaaaagactgtttcgtttcaattatgttcctggtaccacgatgaacgagcacattaccaattttaatcagctggtggctgatttgttgaatttggatgtgacttttgaagacgaagacttggcgttaatgttgttgggatcgcttcctgaagagtttgagtaccttgaaactactctacttcatggaaaatcggaagtaactttcaatgaagtaactgctgcattgtatagctatgaactacgccgaaaggataagttgaaaggttcaggtgaagcagcagtggaagcattggtaacaagaggtcgtcagcaaagtcagtctaatgggaagagaagaaagtccaaaggtcgagctgttgccaaagatgaatgttccttttgcaaagaaaaaggacattggaagaaagattgtccaaaattgaagaaaaaatggaagactccgcaagatgcaaatgttgcagaatgcaatagtgaagcagagtcagacttttctcttagtatgacatcttcaacatcacatgcagatgagtggatcatggattctggttgttcctatcatatgtgtcccatttgggaatggttctttgaatttcaaaaactagatggaggggttgtttacatgggtaatgataacacatgtaaaatagccgggataggttcaattaaactgaggagtcatgatggatctactagaattttgcgggatgtacgatatgtcccaaagttgaagaagaatctcatctctttggggtcgttagaatctaaaggcctagttgtgacaatacgagatggagttcttaaagcaacttcaggagcattggtgatgttgaaaggcataagaaagaacaatctgtattactaccaaggtagtacagtggtcgggacaacagcagcagcaattacgagtaccaagaaggacgctgaggcaacacagctgtggcatatgcgtttgggccatgctggtgaaaaatccttgcaaactctagccaagcaaggattattgaaaggtacaaagacttgcaaacttgaattttgcgagcattgtgttctgggaaaacaacgaagggtgaaatttggcactgggattcacaatactaaaggtattctggattatgtgcattctgatgtatggggaccgtccaagactccatcacttggaggaagacgttattttgtcacctttattgatgatttttccagacgagtttgggtgtttcctatcaagaacaaagatgaggtgcttgaagttttccttaagtggaaaactaaagttgaaaatcagacaggaaggaagattaaggttctccgatcagacaacggtggagaatataaaagcgatcctttcctgaagatatgccaagattgtggcatagtaaggcacttcaccgtaggtggaacaccgcaacagaatggggtggcagagcgtatgaatcgaacgcttgtggagaaagttcgatgtatgttatctaatgctggattagatagaaagttttggactgaggctgtgacgtacgctcaacatctcatcaatcatttgccatcatctgctataaatggcaagactcctttggagaaatggtatggaaaacctgctactgattatgacaccttgcgcatttttggttctattgcatattatcatgtgaaagaatcaaagttagatccaagagcaaagaaggctctattcatgggcttcaatgctggtgttaagggatatcgtttgtggtgtctagaggcaaagaagacgataatcagtagggatgttacctttcatgaatctgccatgttgaataaggtaaatccagaaggagtgagtagtacttcgcagcaggtggagtgtactctgcagcaggtggagtttgagcagagtgtggtaattccagcagaaggtaccactagtgattcttcattggcagatgcagagtcagatgaggaagaggtttctacccaagaacctcaacagcaatcagagccaattgcagtcagaaggcagagacgagaaatttagaaacctgctcgtttcactgacatggtagcttatgcacttccagttgttgataatattccatccacttacaccaaagccattcagagtttagagaataatagatggttaggtgcaatggaagaggaaatgcaatctctagagaaaaacaagacgtggaagctggcacaactaccaaaagggaagaaggcgattggttgcaaatttgaagacactattgaagttagtgttatgagaagatgttcgaagatgtggaatatcgccaaggtggagatttgttgaatattggcaatatcccacattaggaaaagatagaaagggagggggtttggtttgttatatatagaacccctccccctttggttgtatcattccaaaatcttctcctttgtaatatttctagaagaaatattaatttggtagtgtccgaggacgtaagctaaattggccgaacctcgttaaatctctggtattttatttcttatttgtttgcttatatttaatagctttatgttggttatatttatttagttattattgctataaatatctaagtgagttctgtctagttgttgggttttaagcaggaccatttgtgacccctccaatttaactgggaattttcttagtataattgttggcataataattatctaaatatttctgataatattgttattaatattatcgtcgcttccgcaacaaaaAACTTCACCCAAAATTATATTACATAAACcatgtattaaaaaattaattttgctataattgatttttgaatttttcattttcaataataAACCTTTTTAGACTAgtaaatattttgttataaattagATTGGACCTGGGAATAGGTCTAAAGTTTAACAAGAAGAAAACTAATTCAATGATCAAAATTCCATTATACAATGTAAATTGTACTctttttatatgaaataattagaaACCAAGGTACGTTGTGAACCAAATGGTTTTGCTGATGGCCCTGCTAAAATGGGAGCGTCCAGCTCTCAAATGTTTTATTTGTGGAGTCGTGTCTTTGTTATTTTTGGTGTGTACGTGCCATCTCTTTGCCTGACTCTTGTCTTTCATGTTTGCGACTTTATTGAGGTGTGTCGTTGTTTTGGTGTGTGGCATCGTATGCCTGGTTCTAGAGTTTCATGTCTGCGATTTTGTTGAGGTATGCCAGTGTTGTGATTAGTTGTGCACTGCTCTGGTTGTCTTCGATGTTAATGTTGTGTCTGCTCGGTGCATGTGAGTCATGTATGGCTTATTTGGGACTTTCTCTTTACTCTTTTAATAAAATCCTTATTAATTGactgaaagaaaacaaaagaaaaaaagaaactaaGGATATATTTGATAAAGcattgaaaaatataatcaattaaaaattaatattttcaacaacTTAATTTTAACGCATTTAATAATCCcggatagatttttttttttttttacaaaaaagtgTAGAAAATGATAAGTAGTTTGGGACCTACTTATTACTTAATAGAGAAAAATttaatggtttattttattttatttcatttaagattatattgctcattatcaaacaattaattatattccgtatttaattttaaataaaatatcaaacatattttataacttgaatttaatatttaaatttaatatttatttttcaattttttagatCATTAAAAAGTTACAATTATATAGTCGACCTAACCCTAATTTATATACAAACGAAGAACattctattttatatttaaaattgaagTCTTTGACCAAATGACCAACTAAAAGACAATTCAAAGATGGAAGACACTGTCATAGTCTTGTGTGTTCATTCAAAGACATTGTTACCAATGatctttgaaattttataatcACGAGAATGCCAAAAATTGAATCCAAAACTTTCTTAAAGTATTGCCACTGACtaagttaatcaaaatttttttataccATGTCTAAATTTCTCACATAATCCTTTTAATTTCTATAATGAAGTATATTAAGTGTGTTTGAATTatttataatagtaataatatggTTGGGAAACTCGATCTtaatcaaatatttaataaaatatatgtcaTGAAACAGGCGCGAAATTAGAATATTGTTTAAGAGaggccaaaaataaataataaattttgagatGCCAAATATAAATTTACCATTATTAAATTGTAATcacataaattttaaaagggcTAAAAAGAGAATTATACCACCTTGAGGAGCCTACCCGCCCCGGTCTCCATCTCTGTCGTGGAGTATTTTATTtgtataaacaaaacaaaattggGTCAAAGCATGCTGCTCGTGGTCGTAAAGAAAAGGAGAGTTTTAACGTATATTAATTGAGTACAAAACGTAACAGGAAGCTGCCAAGGCAGaagtcatgcatatatatatatatatgatcaatttatgcttatacttggttggtatttttaatttttatttattctaaataaatttaatttatctaaagtTTCTGTTAAATTAGATTATGTAGCATTTTTAATGTAAAAAGTGACACACATGATTGATAATATTATATGTGTGGAAGGCCAAATAAAcgaataaaaatattgaatatgaaATTATAAAGCTTCTAATTCTGAATTTGAGGTTGTAAGTATTTTCAACACCAATTTAAAATTAAgactttttttttagaaaaatgctatataatcaaattaaacaaaattcctTTTGCAATATtactaaataattaaataaaaaatagagattaaattatttgaattaaaagtAAATGGGTTAAATTTCAAATATGTGATGAGTGTAGAGATTGGGAGTAGAATTAAAATGCTTGAAGATGAACATGCTCTTGGGATTGGGGTGATTATTCGCGACATTCGCGGTCACTTGATAAAGGGTCTCACCAGGTTTGAAAGGGCGTCGTTTAGCCCCAAGATAGTAGAGGCTTTCGCCGTCAAGGAGGCTTTGTCGTGGctgaaattttggtattttgatcaTGTTGTCGTTGAGTCGGATTATATGTCGATTGTGCATGCATTGAATCGATCCGTAGTTAATGACTCTAAATTCAGTTGTTTAATTTCTGATTGCTTGGTGCTAGGTTCGTCGTTTCAACACTTATCCTTTTGTTGGGTTCGTTGGTTGGCTAATAGGGAACTCATTCACTGTGTCATGTAGCCTTATTATATACAAACCACATTGAATGGATTGTTTTACCACCTTCTTTTTTAGAACCTTTGACTGTTAATAATCTGGTGAGCTCGTCTGATAGGGATGGAGGATAATAGGTTATGGGTGCATGAGATGAGCTTGTTGGCTCGGGTTTAGTGATCCCCCATTAATCATTATGCAGTTCTTACAtttatttttgggattttgaatacatgtgatttttccctaaaaaaatcaaatataaaaataataaaatataaaaagcatCAAGAAGAAATCACTTGATTTATGAATAACTCTAAATTTTATTGTAACATATTAATTGAGTGTGTTCAAAGTATCAATATTGTATCAACGAGGTCTTTCCATCAGCTTAGCCatccaattaaatattaaatgtcaGTTCTAATATGACAGGGAGCATATTTAAACCACGCGAGAGTCAAACTATAAACACGTGTGTTCCTACTCCATTGATAGTTTAGATACAacgtattaaaaaaaagaagaaaaaatattgataaaatttaGGAGGacaatttcttcttctttttttaacatGTTGGATCTAAATTATCTATATAGTAAgtgcacatatatttataatttgatccatatattttaaatatgttctagGTCAATTTTGAGtgaatatattaaattgaaaaaaaaaaagtgtatcATGAGTTTTATATGAAACAAACAGTACTTGAATtgttattagaaaaaaaaaagtgtatcTGGAGTTAATAAATGCTCTAGTTTTATGATTGAAAATAATGGACAAGTtgggaaaataaaatgattatttcttTTACAGTTAAGAGAAATGAAGGCTGctaaagttaaaaagaaaaaagaggctGCTAGGCTTGGCCTAGTTTTTGAAGATATTCTTCATAGTAAATAAAAGCAAGCACAAGAACATGTTTGATTCTAaattaagggaaaaagaaaaagaaaaagaaaagcttgtttggctttttaaattaatattttaatgatttaatattttaaactttttaatttataataaaaactaaatgattgattttttttctataaaaattgtgaaaaaaagtAGATAAGAAGTTACTtataatttaatgtataatttattttattttaacattatattatcttttaaagattatgtttaaattttgactttgtttaaaataatgtcaaatattttttttaaaaaataatatttttcataatttaaaatttgcaTTTATCAAATggtctaattttttaaataatatactaaataaattataatttaaatttagtaattcattttcaaatttgtcAAACAGGCTCAATTGGCTTGAAAAATAAAAGTCAAATAAATAAGATGTgggataatataaatatattgacCTATTTATTATGATAAAGAAACCTATATAAATTACcctataatattatataatattttaatataaatatataagtacTAAATCAAATTGTCCTTTGTTTAAAGGGATtgctatttcctttttttttctaaatccaTGTTCAAggcttaatatttttatccagCATGGGACATATGGGTGATCCAAAAATCAATCATAACtgaaaactatataaaaatattgttGATTTCAGAAACTCATATTTGTTTATAAATCCaacaactcaaaatatttttttcgatATTATTGACAATGTAGGAAGATGTGAGTTTAAGTGTGTTAGTTAATATGcgtttatcctcttatttaagaatTGAAAAATATTATGAGTAAGTTTAGacattatatcaaaaaataagttttaaatttagctTAAATGCAAAATTAGCCCTCAAACTATGTTGTTTTTCTCTTAAATagttaaagtttttttaattaaacgtGGAACATAAACTATAAATTTGTCtcattttattctaaaatataataacaaCCAATAAGAACGTGACACATGGTATGTTCTTATTGGATGCCATACTTTTTGGATAAAATAAGACAAATTTAATAGTTTAAATACcacttttattgaaaaataattttagatacttaagtagaaaaaaaaaagtcagGGACATAGCGAAAGGGGAGGTAGAGGTCTTGGCCTCCCttgattcaataaaaaaaagaatgCTTTATAGCCCCTCCCTAAAATTATaagattcaatttaatcctttttaacttttgattaaatggaaaaaaatatattttaattcttttgaaaaattagtaatttaatttatgtatttttaatacaaacttttaaactttattcttTCAGTTTTATAATCTTATCTCGAAACAAAGTATCAATTTTGTAGGTAAGCATTTAAATTCCAatatccaaattttttttattaaaaaaattatcccatctcataattaaacttataataatCTGGAGGTCTAAAATTCGAAAGGTACTCCCCATTTACCTCCCATATACGTATCTAAATGGAAAATAATATATAGAGATGAAAGTCAATTCTCGAATACATGTACTCTTTGAAAAACTttctttgttgttgtttttcCCCCGAGTTTACTATAATTGTAATTCAATAAAGCATCCAAATTTCAAAGTGTAAGACTTATCAAAATACAATTGAGTGAAATGGTATTTGATTAATTTGCAAGTTATTTAAAATGTATCATCAATCATCCCTTCTTTTTAATCTTATCATGTTTATCCAATTGATACAATTATCTTCTGAATCTAATTTTTACTTGCAGATAAATACATAATTCCCAGAAACCAGCTTTATGATTAGTGTTGGGAGGAGTCATGATGTTGAACTAGAATGACGAGTTCATCCTTATTTTATTTGAAGGagatttcatttttttctaaCATTATTAGAATTTTCCAGTAAGACAAGATTCAGGGCGTTTGAAAATCAAAGGAGAGGCAAAATTTTGGCCTTGGATTGTTACGCGCAAACATGACGAAAATATTATAGAATTGTGATATTGAAGGCTCTCAATTCCCAAAGTCTGCTAATCCACTTGCAAGAGCTTCTCTGTTACACTTTTATTTGGTCAGATCATTAATtctcttttatttctattaatttttgtgttagttgttttatgattatattgtatataaattagaactattaaattcatttacTCGTTACTATAATAGTTAATTTAGATGTCATATTTTATGtggcataatttaaaatgataatgttaaagaaaaaaatgttgtaaaaaatttagttttgatgttttcaaagtttttatagaaactttatcgttcacccttttttttttcggttttacttttaaaagtaatgtgacaatgttttacttttctttaaaaatttcactttaaattatgtcacaaaaattttatgttttatt contains:
- the LOC107936166 gene encoding scopoletin 8-hydroxylase produces the protein MAPSFDDGNSLFNFVVRDGNGVKGMVDSGLSTVPQAYMQPPIERIDKDRARKHGHPPIDLSKLGGPEHDEVAKQIVRAAENLGFFQVVNHGVPVDLLESLKDTAHDFFSLPAEKKAVYRDDVSPTPLVKYGTSFVPQKEKALEWKDYISMQYTNDAEALQHWPEEIRDVSLEYLRTSMSMVRKLLQVLLENLGVKPEDSMIDVLVDKKMVNMNYYPTCPNPDLTVGVGRHSDMGTLTILLQDGIGGLYVKIEDDSEFGKKGEWVEIPPVPSALVINVGDMVQVLSNGKYKSAEHRVRTTRTKSRVSIPIFTMPNATAKIAPLPEVVEKDGNTLYKEFVLADYMKNFFSNAHDGKKSLDFAKINSA